A stretch of Lactuca sativa cultivar Salinas chromosome 6, Lsat_Salinas_v11, whole genome shotgun sequence DNA encodes these proteins:
- the LOC111908051 gene encoding phosphopantothenate--cysteine ligase 2, which produces MDTVDETTSFFDTAPLLKDGDIITRKLTKFIDQKSSLSGIGGGPRRVVCVTSGGTTVPLEQRCVRYIDNFSSGHRGATSTEYFLKSGYSVIFLYRRGTCQPYCRSLPEDPLLECFRVTDDDSCIQVQVHESHSEAVKTAISKHHAAVSGGFLLKLPFTTIFEYLQILRLIATSMKMLGPSGMFYLAAAVSDFYVPWESMAVHKIQSASGPLDMRLAQVPKMLSVLRKVWAPTAFCVSFKLETDKEILLEKADAALKRYKMNAVVANELSSRKEVVILVTNSGKVSVYRDNKDSDVESPLIKLLVDKHSAHMNTTKLPFS; this is translated from the exons ATGGATACTGTGGATGAAACAACCTCCTTCTTTGACACAGCACCCCTTCTGAAAGATGGTGATATCATAACCAGAAAATTAACCAAATTTATTGATCAGAAATCCTCATTATCAGGCAT TGGAGGTGGGCCTAGAAGGGTTGTATGTGTGACATCTGGTGGTACCACTGTTCCTTTAGAGCAACGATGTGTCCGTTACATCGATAACTTCAGCTCTGGGCATAGAGGAGCAACGTCTACCGA GTACTTTCTGAAATCTGGATATTCAGTCATCTTTCTGTATAGGAG GGGAACCTGCCAGCCATATTGTAGATCACTTCCGGAAGATCCGCTACTCGAATGTTTCCGGGTTACCGATGATGATTCATGCATACAAGTACAag TGCACGAGTCGCACTCCGAAGCAGTTAAGACGGCAATTAGCAAACATCATGCA GCTGTTTCAGGAGGTTTCTTGCTGAAACTTCCCTTCACAACCATCTTTGAGTATCTTCAG ATTTTACGGTTGATTGCAACATCAATGAAGATGCTTGGACCAAGTGGTATGTTTTATCTTGCAGCTGCGGTATCTGACTTTTATGTTCCATGGGAGAGCATG GCAGTACATAAAATTCAGTCTGCATCTGGTCCTTTGGATATGCGGCTTGCCCAAGTCCCGAAGATGCTTTCGGTTTTGCGGAAAGTGTGGGCCCCCACAGCATTCTGCGTATCATTCAAG TTGGAGACAGACAAAGAGATTCTTTTAGAGAAGGCAGATGCAGCTCTAAAAAGGTACAAAATGAATGCGGTTGTAGCAAATGAGCTGTCAAGTCGTAAAGAGGTAGTAATACTTGTCACCAACTCTGGAAAAGTCTCCGTGTATCGGGACAACAAAGACTCAGATGTTGAATCTCCCTTGATCAAATTACTCGTAGACAAACATTCGGCTCACATGAATACTACTAAACTTCCTTTCTCATAA